DNA sequence from the Thiosulfativibrio zosterae genome:
GCGTTTACCGTAACAACCGATGGCCAAGGGAATCAAGATTATACTCTGACCATGCAAATCCTCATGTTGATGACGGGTTTGACTCTGCTGCCGTCAGCATTGATAGCCATGACGGCTTTTTTAAGAATTATTGTGGTGTTGGCGTTATTGCGTTTGGCTTTGGGAACTCAGCAAACACCTTCCAGTAAAGTCCTTATCGCTTTGGCGTTATTTTTAACTTTATTCATTATGTCGCCAATTTTAGATAAGGTTTACCAAACGGCTGTCAGCCCCTATTTAGAAGAACAAATTAAGTTTAAAGAGGCGATTGAGATTGGTTCTAAACCCATTCATGAGTTTATGATGCAACAAACTCGTGAAGACGATTTGGGTATGTTTGCAGAAATGGCAAATACCAAATTAGAAGACCCAGAGACAGTTCCTTTTACCGTGTTAATTCCTGCGTTTATGACCAGTGAGTTAAAAACGGCATTCCAAATAGGGTTTATGATTTTTATCCCTTTTTTAATCATTGACTTGGTCATAGCAACCTTGTTGATGTCCATGGGTATGATGATGTTGTCGCCGATGATTATTTCATTACCCTTTAAAATTATGTTATTTGTGTTGATTGATGGTTGGGCTTTAATCATGGGGACGATGGCAAATAGCTTCGTCGTAGCAGGAGGCGTGTAATGACACCAGAATTTGTACTGACCTTAGGGCAAAAAATGTTGGAAGTGACGGTGCTTTTATCGGCACCTCTCTTAATTCCGCCACTCATCGTAGGTTTGTTAGTGGGTATGTTTCAAGCAGCCACGCAAATCAATGAGATGACCTTGAGTTTTATTCCAAAAGTGGCCAGTGTCGGCATCGTCTTGGTGTTACTAGGGCCTTGGATGCTGAACACTTTGGTGTCTTTTACCCGAGAGTTGTTTGAAAATATCCCCGCTTTAATTGGTTAAGAGGTTTAAATGTCCTTTAGCTATGCTGAATACTTGCAAGTTTTAGGATTGTACTTCTGGCCGTTTGTCCGCATCTCGGCCATGTTGGCTTTAGTGCCTTTATACAGCGGTGTTTATATCACCGTTAAAGCCAGAATCATGCTGGCGATGCTCATCACTTTGGCTGTTGCGCCTACTTTACAAATGCCCGAACCGATCAGTCCTTTTACTTGGCATGGTATTTTAGTCATGATGCAACAAGTGGGGATTGGCTTGGCGATTGGGTTAATTTTTGCAGTGGTGTTTGAGGCATTTGTTATTGCCGGTCACCTAGCGTCTATGGCAATGGGTTTGGCCATGGCCAGTATGGTTGATCCTTCAACTGGGGTGAATACACCTGTTATAGGTCGTTATTATACGATTCTGGTTTCTTTGCTCTTTTTATTGATGAATGGACATATTTTTGTCTTTAAAGCCGTGTTGGATAGTTTTGAATACTTGCCCGTGGGATTGCATTTTTTAACACCAGATTCAGTAAAAAGTGTTTATGGCTTTGGCTCTGTGATGTTTGAAGCGGGTGTAATGATTGCTTTGCCCATAGTAGTTGCCTTATTAATTGTGAATATTTCTTTAGGGGTCATTTCAAGGGCAGCGCCATCGTTGAATGTTTTTGCGATTGGGTTTGCCATTACCATTTTAACGGGGTTTATAATGATCATTATCGTGACCCCTTTAATACTTCCGAATTTACAAACGCTCTTGACGGCTGCCTTTGAGGTCATCGAGCATTTTCAGCTTAACGATTAAGGTTTAAAAGAGACTGGTTATGGCAGAGAACGCAGACGGTACTGAAAAATCCGAAGAC
Encoded proteins:
- the fliP gene encoding flagellar type III secretion system pore protein FliP (The bacterial flagellar biogenesis protein FliP forms a type III secretion system (T3SS)-type pore required for flagellar assembly.) encodes the protein MKSFKFLSQLLFLAATFFPVLVWAEPGVPAFTVTTDGQGNQDYTLTMQILMLMTGLTLLPSALIAMTAFLRIIVVLALLRLALGTQQTPSSKVLIALALFLTLFIMSPILDKVYQTAVSPYLEEQIKFKEAIEIGSKPIHEFMMQQTREDDLGMFAEMANTKLEDPETVPFTVLIPAFMTSELKTAFQIGFMIFIPFLIIDLVIATLLMSMGMMMLSPMIISLPFKIMLFVLIDGWALIMGTMANSFVVAGGV
- the fliQ gene encoding flagellar biosynthesis protein FliQ, producing MTPEFVLTLGQKMLEVTVLLSAPLLIPPLIVGLLVGMFQAATQINEMTLSFIPKVASVGIVLVLLGPWMLNTLVSFTRELFENIPALIG
- the fliR gene encoding flagellar biosynthetic protein FliR, whose product is MSFSYAEYLQVLGLYFWPFVRISAMLALVPLYSGVYITVKARIMLAMLITLAVAPTLQMPEPISPFTWHGILVMMQQVGIGLAIGLIFAVVFEAFVIAGHLASMAMGLAMASMVDPSTGVNTPVIGRYYTILVSLLFLLMNGHIFVFKAVLDSFEYLPVGLHFLTPDSVKSVYGFGSVMFEAGVMIALPIVVALLIVNISLGVISRAAPSLNVFAIGFAITILTGFIMIIIVTPLILPNLQTLLTAAFEVIEHFQLND